From a single Fimbriimonadia bacterium genomic region:
- a CDS encoding HDOD domain-containing protein gives MGFNIDKEALRLHVNRCVGDLPALPEVVARVLELTDSKTSTAGDLERAISTDQALAGKILRVVNSAFYGAAGKVSTISHAVMVLGVKQLRNLTLSVAAMSLVKARMPHMAEHQKQFWRHSLGTGAGAAAIARKLDLGRDMMDEAFTGGLLHDLGRLFLLGYFFSFFTETTELSAQKGIPTHEAERELLGIDHPEIGVMLGNHWHFPQPLLAVIERHHGPLGNDEYFPLCACVHISDSLTSDLDAHELSEVSSVLPDALAWAKLTPEDLSEISAEIKEKIRDSEEFVNSLRAA, from the coding sequence ATGGGATTCAACATAGACAAAGAGGCACTTCGACTTCATGTGAACCGGTGCGTGGGCGACCTCCCAGCGCTGCCCGAGGTGGTGGCACGCGTGTTGGAGCTGACGGACAGCAAGACGAGTACTGCGGGCGACCTCGAACGCGCCATCAGCACCGATCAGGCGCTGGCCGGCAAGATCCTCAGGGTGGTCAACTCGGCATTCTACGGGGCTGCAGGCAAGGTTTCCACCATTAGCCATGCAGTGATGGTTCTGGGCGTGAAGCAGCTCCGGAACCTGACCCTCAGTGTGGCCGCCATGAGCCTCGTCAAGGCGCGCATGCCTCACATGGCCGAGCATCAGAAGCAGTTCTGGCGCCACTCGCTCGGAACCGGTGCGGGAGCCGCCGCCATTGCCCGAAAGCTCGACTTGGGTCGCGACATGATGGACGAAGCGTTCACGGGCGGCCTGCTGCACGACCTGGGCAGGCTGTTCTTATTAGGATACTTCTTCAGCTTCTTCACGGAGACGACGGAGCTGTCGGCGCAAAAAGGCATCCCCACGCACGAGGCGGAGCGGGAGCTCCTGGGGATTGACCATCCTGAGATCGGTGTGATGCTGGGTAACCACTGGCATTTTCCTCAGCCACTGCTCGCGGTCATCGAGCGTCACCACGGCCCCCTGGGTAACGACGAGTACTTCCCGCTGTGCGCCTGTGTGCACATCAGCGATAGCCTGACCAGCGATCTCGACGCCCACGAACTTTCCGAGGTTAGCAGTGTGCTTCCCGACGCGTTGGCCTGGGCCAAGTTGACACCCGAGGACCTGTCCGAGATATCCGCAGAGATTAAAGAGAAGATTCGCGATTCCGAGGAGTTCGTCAATAGCCTTCGCGCCGCTTAG
- a CDS encoding chemotaxis protein CheA, whose translation MVPNPDTAQYLDLFLEECAEQIAVLEREILALEQDPCPERIQAMFRAAHTVKGSSRAMGFQNLAELTHEMENVLDRVRGGALPFTHDIADVLLHCLDALKLMHESISSGSGDGVATDEVLAALRACAAGEASVPSSEAAFTVTVVLRDDCEMPYLRAFLCITVLGEMGTVLGTTPAEEEMEQERFGGRFSVNLRTERTAEEVRAKLGAVPGVADVSVITASPLSPKPTPAPPAPADRLRQEISSTVRVDVGKLDALINLAGELVVERSRLGSLGRSVAARYGRDPEVESLVEVVDRFGRITEALQEQVTKARMLPIGTVFQRLPRAVRDIARKTGKRVSLTLDGEETEVDRSVIEAIGDPLLHLVRNSVDHGIEPPEQRRAAGKPETGTIRVSARHECGHIIVDIADDGAGIDAEKLRGRCVEAGILTPDAAERLSHAEACRLVFQSGVSTAEAVSEVSGRGVGMDIVRNNLQQLGGVIAVDSVSGLGTTFTLHLPLTLAIARGLLVMVGPTVFVIPVRNVVETVRPASAEVHRVQGNWVLHHRGLTVPLVSAADLLGLDKGVDGAAGRKPVQGAEVVVLGTAEQRFGLIVDRALGDEDVVIKPLGALIGRTSGVAGATILGDGSVGLILDVAGLAKEVLGG comes from the coding sequence ATGGTCCCGAATCCAGACACGGCCCAGTACCTCGATCTCTTCCTCGAGGAGTGCGCTGAGCAGATTGCAGTCCTGGAGCGAGAGATCCTTGCTCTGGAGCAGGACCCGTGCCCGGAGCGAATCCAGGCCATGTTTCGCGCCGCGCATACTGTGAAGGGCTCTTCGCGCGCGATGGGCTTCCAGAACCTCGCGGAGCTGACCCACGAGATGGAGAACGTGCTGGACCGGGTACGGGGAGGTGCGCTACCCTTCACCCACGACATCGCCGACGTGCTGCTGCATTGCTTGGACGCCCTCAAGCTGATGCACGAGTCAATCTCCTCCGGCTCGGGAGATGGCGTGGCGACGGACGAAGTGCTCGCTGCGCTGCGCGCCTGCGCGGCTGGAGAGGCCTCGGTTCCTTCGTCGGAAGCTGCGTTCACCGTAACGGTCGTGCTCCGGGACGATTGTGAGATGCCGTACCTGCGAGCGTTCTTGTGCATCACCGTTTTGGGCGAGATGGGAACCGTGCTCGGCACCACGCCCGCCGAGGAGGAGATGGAGCAGGAGCGGTTTGGCGGACGGTTCTCCGTGAACCTTCGCACGGAAAGGACTGCAGAGGAAGTACGCGCCAAGCTAGGAGCGGTACCCGGAGTAGCGGATGTGAGTGTGATCACTGCCTCACCCTTGTCGCCGAAACCCACACCCGCCCCTCCAGCGCCCGCTGACCGACTGCGTCAGGAGATCTCGAGCACGGTGCGTGTGGACGTAGGCAAGTTGGACGCGCTGATTAACCTCGCCGGGGAGCTGGTGGTAGAGCGGTCCCGCCTGGGAAGCCTCGGCCGGTCGGTTGCCGCTCGGTATGGTCGAGACCCAGAGGTCGAGTCGCTGGTCGAGGTGGTGGACAGGTTCGGACGCATTACCGAGGCACTGCAAGAGCAGGTGACGAAGGCGCGGATGCTGCCGATTGGCACCGTGTTTCAGAGGCTGCCACGGGCGGTTCGTGACATAGCACGCAAGACCGGCAAGCGGGTCTCGCTCACCCTAGATGGGGAGGAGACCGAAGTGGACCGATCTGTCATCGAGGCCATCGGTGACCCGTTACTTCACTTGGTCCGGAACAGCGTAGACCACGGGATCGAGCCGCCAGAGCAGCGCAGGGCTGCGGGCAAGCCCGAGACAGGCACCATCCGCGTCTCAGCGCGCCACGAGTGCGGCCACATCATTGTGGACATTGCAGATGACGGGGCGGGCATTGATGCGGAAAAACTCAGAGGTAGGTGCGTGGAGGCAGGAATCCTGACGCCGGATGCAGCCGAGCGGCTGTCCCATGCCGAGGCTTGTCGGCTCGTGTTCCAGAGTGGCGTGAGCACTGCGGAGGCGGTCAGTGAGGTTTCTGGACGCGGAGTCGGAATGGACATCGTTCGGAACAACTTACAGCAGTTGGGGGGGGTCATCGCAGTCGACTCGGTTTCTGGCCTTGGAACGACCTTCACTCTGCACCTGCCGTTGACACTAGCAATCGCGCGGGGTCTTTTGGTGATGGTGGGCCCGACGGTGTTCGTGATTCCAGTGCGAAACGTGGTGGAGACGGTGCGCCCGGCTTCCGCCGAAGTGCATCGGGTGCAGGGCAATTGGGTCCTGCACCATCGGGGCCTGACGGTGCCGTTGGTATCGGCGGCAGATTTGCTGGGGCTGGACAAGGGTGTGGATGGCGCCGCGGGCCGTAAGCCCGTGCAGGGTGCAGAAGTCGTGGTTCTTGGTACAGCAGAGCAGAGGTTCGGACTGATCGTGGACCGAGCTCTGGGTGACGAGGACGTGGTCATCAAACCGCTGGGTGCGTTAATCGGGAGGACCTCGGGTGTTGCCGGTGCGACGATACTGGGAGACGGCAGTGTCGGACTCATCTTAGATGTTGCCGGTCTAGCGAAAGAAGTTCTTGGGGGCTAA
- a CDS encoding purine-binding chemotaxis protein CheW, whose amino-acid sequence MLCRAALLAIMALWEGDVSEVQVLESGIQIVVFELAGELFGVDIFRVQEIIRNRDVTPVPKAPDHVKGLINLRGQTIPIVDLSWRLGLGPNTPSDATRIIVVDACDGHVGLLVDAVTEVLTVPKEMIEEAPKLATGDSSSHVLAIARKERSLISLLDVDRALATSSS is encoded by the coding sequence GTGCTTTGCCGCGCCGCACTTCTTGCCATTATGGCGCTGTGGGAGGGGGACGTGTCGGAAGTCCAGGTGCTGGAAAGCGGCATCCAGATCGTGGTGTTCGAGCTTGCGGGCGAATTGTTCGGTGTGGACATCTTTCGCGTGCAGGAGATCATACGCAATCGGGACGTAACACCCGTCCCGAAAGCACCCGATCACGTGAAGGGCCTGATCAACTTGCGGGGTCAGACCATTCCCATCGTCGACCTAAGTTGGCGTCTCGGCTTGGGGCCGAACACGCCGAGCGACGCCACGAGAATCATCGTGGTTGACGCGTGTGACGGGCACGTCGGGCTTCTGGTGGACGCGGTGACCGAGGTGCTCACGGTGCCCAAGGAGATGATCGAGGAAGCGCCCAAGCTGGCAACCGGCGACAGCAGTAGCCATGTGCTTGCCATCGCACGGAAGGAGAGATCGCTCATCAGCCTCCTGGACGTGGACCGGGCACTCGCCACGAGTAGCAGCTAA
- a CDS encoding beta-lactamase family protein, translated as MTGERVEAILREGLEQGVFSAAACSLSRPAKNGQAERTEWYFGEASADTLFDLASLTKPVATAVALLRLVEMGRLALTDPVSDWLPECRHLGTASVFHLATHTGGLPAWKPLYEADDPLRAAFHIPLERLPGLGYNYSDIGYILLGVILERAGGEPLSCLCRRLVFEPLGMARTGFLPPNTQSAAPTSNCTWREGQTLCGVPHDANATALGGVAGHAGLFATLADIASFAEALLPGAPHPVLASRGGMDNLVRNVIEGLGNQSVGFFTHGNPLLPDVQMFGASAIGHSGFTGTAMLINPDRGPAAVLLTNRVHCDPEGDRYRRFRRRLMSTLAASPEPR; from the coding sequence GTGACGGGCGAACGAGTCGAGGCAATCCTACGTGAAGGCCTCGAACAAGGCGTCTTCTCCGCCGCTGCCTGTTCGCTCAGCAGACCCGCAAAGAACGGTCAGGCCGAGCGCACCGAGTGGTACTTCGGAGAGGCGTCTGCCGACACTTTGTTCGACCTCGCTTCGCTCACGAAACCCGTGGCGACCGCTGTCGCGCTGCTGCGCCTCGTCGAGATGGGGCGCCTCGCCCTCACCGACCCAGTCTCCGACTGGCTGCCCGAGTGCCGGCACCTCGGCACCGCCTCCGTCTTTCACCTGGCAACCCACACGGGGGGGCTCCCGGCCTGGAAGCCGCTGTACGAAGCCGACGACCCGCTGCGCGCAGCCTTCCACATTCCCCTAGAGCGACTTCCGGGCTTGGGCTACAACTACAGCGACATAGGCTACATCCTTCTCGGGGTCATTCTGGAACGTGCCGGGGGCGAGCCTTTGTCTTGCCTGTGTCGCCGACTGGTGTTCGAGCCGCTGGGCATGGCGCGAACAGGGTTCCTGCCCCCGAACACGCAGTCGGCCGCGCCAACGTCGAATTGCACCTGGCGAGAGGGCCAAACGCTGTGCGGAGTGCCGCACGACGCAAACGCCACCGCGCTCGGAGGTGTCGCTGGTCATGCCGGGCTGTTTGCGACCCTTGCCGATATCGCCTCATTCGCCGAAGCGCTGCTTCCCGGCGCACCGCACCCGGTCCTGGCATCGCGGGGCGGCATGGACAACCTAGTCCGCAACGTGATCGAGGGGTTAGGGAATCAATCTGTAGGTTTCTTTACACACGGGAACCCCCTACTTCCCGACGTGCAGATGTTCGGAGCGTCGGCCATCGGGCACAGTGGCTTCACCGGTACCGCCATGCTCATCAACCCCGATCGTGGTCCCGCAGCGGTGCTCCTTACCAACCGTGTGCACTGCGATCCGGAGGGTGACCGCTATCGCCGATTCCGCCGTCGTCTGATGAGCACATTGGCCGCCTCGCCGGAGCCGCGCTAG
- a CDS encoding family 10 glycosylhydrolase, whose translation MALLCVGAGKDADAGAANASSKEVRALWVVRTSITSPAKVTNLVRRAVDTGFNTLLVQVRGRGDSYFLGGTEPRAEDLAAQSSNFDPLAAVLDAAGKNGLSVHAWVNVNYVWSGNKLPLDPSHLVNAKPEWLAMDSDGVRPKTSGRVEGAYTCPSDPEVRAHIRSVIRDLVARYRLDGIHLDYIRYPNEHYCYCPGCIERFKQYLGDAAKGIAVPDTPKRFATQWTDWRREQISALVRDIRDDLSKTGVALTAAVWVDVKRARDTKFQDWPRWCKEGWLDAVLPMNYAVDEATYRELAEEAMRQAGTTQVWMGIGAWRLEPEENVKRIRIARQLGAAGVSLFSYGGLTNEGTSEKKLTALREVFGTER comes from the coding sequence ATGGCCTTGTTGTGCGTCGGTGCGGGCAAAGACGCGGACGCAGGAGCCGCAAACGCAAGCAGCAAGGAGGTCCGCGCGCTCTGGGTAGTCCGAACGAGCATCACCAGCCCGGCGAAGGTCACCAATCTCGTTCGGCGCGCTGTGGATACCGGGTTCAACACCCTACTCGTTCAGGTGCGGGGCCGAGGAGATTCCTACTTCCTCGGTGGCACCGAACCGAGAGCCGAAGATCTGGCCGCCCAATCGAGCAACTTCGACCCGCTAGCCGCGGTTCTGGATGCCGCGGGCAAGAACGGACTGAGCGTTCACGCGTGGGTGAACGTGAACTACGTGTGGAGCGGCAATAAGCTGCCTCTGGACCCCTCGCACTTGGTGAACGCAAAGCCGGAGTGGCTAGCAATGGATTCGGACGGCGTGCGCCCGAAGACCTCGGGCCGTGTCGAGGGTGCCTATACGTGCCCGTCCGACCCCGAGGTGAGAGCGCACATCCGCTCGGTGATCAGGGACCTGGTCGCCCGCTACCGACTAGACGGTATCCACCTAGACTACATCCGTTATCCGAACGAGCACTACTGCTACTGCCCCGGATGCATCGAACGCTTCAAGCAATACCTCGGCGATGCCGCAAAGGGGATCGCCGTCCCTGACACCCCCAAGCGCTTCGCCACGCAGTGGACGGATTGGCGAAGGGAGCAGATATCCGCGCTCGTCCGCGACATCCGAGATGACCTCTCGAAAACCGGCGTTGCGCTGACGGCGGCCGTCTGGGTAGATGTGAAGAGGGCTCGCGATACCAAGTTCCAGGACTGGCCCCGCTGGTGCAAGGAAGGCTGGCTGGACGCCGTGCTGCCTATGAACTATGCAGTGGACGAGGCAACGTATCGCGAGCTCGCCGAGGAAGCGATGCGACAGGCAGGTACTACCCAGGTCTGGATGGGCATCGGCGCCTGGAGGCTCGAGCCCGAGGAGAACGTCAAGCGGATCCGCATCGCACGACAGTTGGGCGCCGCTGGTGTCAGTCTCTTCTCTTATGGCGGCCTGACGAACGAGGGGACTTCCGAGAAGAAACTCACCGCTCTGCGGGAAGTATTCGGTACGGAACGGTGA